The following are encoded in a window of Callithrix jacchus isolate 240 chromosome 9, calJac240_pri, whole genome shotgun sequence genomic DNA:
- the LRRC23 gene encoding LOW QUALITY PROTEIN: leucine-rich repeat-containing protein 23 (The sequence of the model RefSeq protein was modified relative to this genomic sequence to represent the inferred CDS: deleted 1 base in 1 codon) has translation MSDEDDLEDFELDQDDFEKEEDEKETEEEEDYRKEGEEFPEEWLPNPLTEDMMKEGLSLLCKTGSGLAHAYVKLEVKERDLTDIYLLRSYIHLRYVDVSENHLTDLSPLNHLTHLLWLKADGNRLRSAQLNELPYLQTASFAYNQITDTEGISHPRLGSVNLKGNNIHMVTGLDPQKLISLHTLELRGNQLESTLGINLPKLKNLYLAQNLLKKVEGLENLSNLTTLHLRDNQIDTLSGFSKEMKSLQYLNLRRSKMLAFRPDQIPREASTFIPAPGGQRLPLFAPKLEIHHSLRPRILSVLVLWAVWAAEWGAWA, from the exons ATGTCAGATGAAGATGATCTAGAAGACTTTGAGCTGGACCAGGACGATTTTGAGAAAGAAGAAGATGAgaaggagacagaggaggaggaggactacAGAAAAGAGGGGGAAGAATTCCCTGAGGAA TGGCTGCCCAACCCCCTCACGGAGGACATGATGAAGGAAGGGCTTTCTCTGCTCTGTAAGACTGGCAGTGGGCTGGCTCATGCTTATGTCAAGCTGGAGGTTAAAGAGAG GGACCTGACAGACATCTACTTGCTGCGCTCCTACATCCATCTGCGCTATGTAGATGTCTCTGAGAACCACCTGACAGACCTGTCTCCACTCAACCACCTCACCCACCTGCTCTGGCTCAAGGCTGATGGCAATCGGCTGCGGAGTGCCCAGCTGAATGAACTGCCCTACCTGCAGACTGCTAGTTTTGCTTATAACCAGATTACTGACACTGAAGGCATCTCACATCCTCGTCTGGGAAGCGTGAATCTCAAAG GGAACAACATCCACATGGTGACAGGTCTGGACCCCCAGAAGCTGATCAGCCTGCACACACTGGAGCTTCGGGGGAACCAGCTGGAAAGCACCCTGGGAATCAACCTTCCTAAGCTGAAGAACCTCTACCTG GCCCAAAACTTGCTGAAGAAGGTGGAAGGCCTGGAGAACCTGAGCAATCTCACCACTTTGCATCTTCGAGACAACCAGATTGACACTCTAAGTGGCTTCTccaaggaaatgaaatcattGCAGTACCTCAACCTGAG GAGATCAAAGATGCTGGCCTTCAGACCTGATCAGATTCCCAGGGAGGCCAGCACATTCATACCTGCTCCAGGCGGACAGAGGTTGCCTCTTTTTGCCCCAAAGTTGGAAATTCATCACAGCCTGAGGCCCAGGATT CTCTCTGTACTGGTCCTTTGGGCAGTGTGGGCTGCAGAGTGGGGTGCCTGGGCCTGA